From the genome of Thermoflexus hugenholtzii, one region includes:
- a CDS encoding AIR carboxylase family protein, producing MTRPLVVILMGSRSDLEHAQAVIRALEELGLDWELRVASAHKVPDHLLELLRGYEADPRPKVYITIAGRSNALSGMVDGQVLAPVIACPPISEAFGGADIFSSLRMPGGIAPAVVLDPAGAALLAAKILGLCDAAIRERVAALQARGRQRLLADDAEIRALRPAAQGT from the coding sequence ATGACGAGGCCATTGGTGGTCATCCTGATGGGGTCGCGATCGGATCTGGAGCACGCCCAGGCGGTGATCCGCGCGCTGGAGGAGCTGGGGCTGGACTGGGAGCTCCGGGTCGCCTCTGCTCACAAGGTGCCGGATCATCTGTTGGAGCTGCTTCGAGGGTATGAGGCCGATCCTCGTCCTAAGGTCTACATCACCATTGCCGGGCGCTCCAACGCCCTCAGCGGGATGGTGGATGGTCAGGTGCTGGCGCCGGTGATCGCCTGCCCGCCGATCTCCGAGGCCTTCGGGGGAGCGGATATCTTCTCCTCCCTGCGGATGCCCGGGGGGATCGCTCCGGCCGTGGTGCTGGATCCGGCGGGGGCAGCCCTTCTGGCGGCGAAGATCCTGGGCCTGTGCGACGCCGCCATCCGGGAGCGGGTCGCTGCCCTGCAGGCACGGGGTCGGCAACGGCTGCTGGCCGATGATGCCGAAATCCGCGCCCTTCGTCCCGCGGCTCAGGGCACCTGA
- the purF gene encoding amidophosphoribosyltransferase yields the protein MRVPMARREADHPRESCGIVGLCSEGRPAAPLAMMALCALQHRGQESAGIATSDGHVAYLHKGMGLVSQVFHEGILRSLRGHLAIGHTRYSTTGVAHLQNAQPFLSETLLGPLGIAHNGNLVNALPLRRRLLERGVGLSSGSDSELILQILASPPEAWGFAAAVEPEGDPWVSRLRSLLRLSPGAYALVVLTREAIYAVRDPYGFRPLCLGEWEGGYAVASESCALSMIGARYVREIAPGEIVRLDPRGITSFAGGVPSSPAFCIFEYVYFMRPDSEREGGTVYSARLALGRQLAREAPAEADLVIGVPDSATAHAIGYSLESGIPFVEGLLKNRYIGRTFIQPDDQARRWGVRLKYSPLREVLQGRRVVLVDDSVVRGHTTRQLVQLLREGGALEVHLRIASPPIRHPCFMGIDMATYEELIAHRLDEEGIRRFAGADSLAFLSLEGMRRAIRETMPVPEGGYCTACFSGRYPVPLPEEIWRDPSPKLAFEGIRSVR from the coding sequence ATGAGGGTCCCGATGGCCCGACGCGAGGCGGATCATCCCCGGGAGTCGTGTGGGATCGTGGGGTTGTGTTCGGAAGGTCGCCCGGCGGCCCCGCTGGCGATGATGGCGCTGTGCGCCCTGCAGCATCGCGGCCAGGAGAGCGCCGGCATCGCCACCAGCGATGGCCACGTGGCGTATCTGCACAAAGGGATGGGCCTGGTTTCCCAGGTCTTCCACGAGGGGATCCTGCGTTCGCTCCGGGGCCATCTGGCTATCGGGCACACCCGTTACTCCACGACGGGGGTTGCCCATCTGCAGAACGCGCAACCCTTCCTCAGTGAGACTCTCCTCGGTCCCCTGGGCATTGCCCACAACGGCAACCTGGTGAACGCGCTTCCGCTCCGCCGGCGTCTTCTGGAACGGGGTGTGGGCCTCTCCTCCGGCAGCGACAGCGAACTGATCCTTCAGATCCTGGCCTCTCCCCCCGAGGCCTGGGGATTTGCGGCGGCTGTGGAGCCCGAGGGGGATCCATGGGTCTCCCGTCTCCGGAGCCTGTTGCGCTTAAGCCCGGGGGCCTATGCCCTGGTCGTTCTCACCCGCGAGGCGATCTATGCCGTTCGAGATCCTTATGGCTTCCGCCCTCTGTGCCTGGGGGAATGGGAGGGAGGATATGCGGTGGCCTCGGAATCCTGCGCCCTGTCTATGATCGGGGCCCGCTATGTGCGGGAAATCGCGCCGGGGGAGATCGTGCGTTTGGATCCACGGGGGATAACGTCCTTCGCCGGAGGCGTCCCCTCTTCCCCTGCCTTTTGCATCTTTGAGTATGTCTACTTCATGCGCCCCGACTCTGAACGGGAAGGGGGAACCGTGTATTCGGCGCGCCTGGCCCTGGGACGTCAGCTGGCCCGGGAGGCTCCGGCAGAGGCGGATCTGGTCATCGGGGTGCCGGATTCCGCCACCGCTCACGCCATCGGCTACAGCCTGGAGAGCGGGATCCCCTTCGTGGAAGGCTTATTGAAGAACCGCTACATCGGCCGCACCTTCATCCAGCCCGACGATCAGGCCCGACGATGGGGGGTCCGTTTGAAATACAGTCCTCTGCGCGAGGTGCTCCAGGGCCGTCGGGTGGTGTTGGTCGACGACTCCGTCGTCCGTGGTCACACCACTCGCCAGCTGGTCCAGCTCCTCCGGGAGGGGGGCGCTTTGGAGGTTCACCTGCGCATTGCCTCCCCGCCGATCCGCCACCCCTGCTTTATGGGGATCGATATGGCGACTTACGAGGAGCTGATCGCCCATCGCCTGGATGAGGAGGGGATCCGTCGTTTCGCCGGCGCGGACAGCCTGGCCTTTCTCAGCCTGGAGGGGATGCGCCGGGCGATCCGGGAGACGATGCCGGTCCCGGAGGGAGGATATTGCACCGCCTGCTTCTCCGGCCGATATCCTGTTCCCCTCCCTGAGGAGATCTGGCGCGATCCCTCGCCAAAGCTCGCCTTCGAGGGGATCCGGAGCGTGCGATGA
- a CDS encoding phosphoribosylaminoimidazolesuccinocarboxamide synthase, whose protein sequence is MAQAVSAVELPELGIRRAGKVRDIYEVGDRLILIATDRISAFDRVLGVIPFKGQVLNQLSAWWFERTRDLIPNHLLAVPDPNVMVVRRAQPLPVEVVVRGYITGVTRTSLWTLYAQGERRPYGIPLPDGLRKNDPLPHPILTPTTKAPSGAHDEVLTRDEILRRGLVPADLWERIEAIALALFARGQEIARQAGLILVDTKYEFGLMDGELVLIDELHTPDSSRYWLAESYRPGQEPESMDKEFVRAWFAARGYRGDGEPPQMPAELIREAAARYIAAYERLTGEPFRPGEQPAVERIRRNLQAFLNISG, encoded by the coding sequence ATGGCGCAGGCAGTGTCCGCCGTGGAGCTCCCGGAGCTGGGGATTCGGCGCGCCGGAAAGGTGCGGGATATTTATGAGGTGGGGGATCGCCTGATCCTGATCGCCACAGACCGTATTTCCGCCTTCGACCGGGTCCTGGGGGTGATCCCCTTCAAGGGGCAGGTGCTGAACCAGCTCAGCGCCTGGTGGTTCGAGCGGACCCGTGATCTCATCCCCAATCACCTTCTGGCCGTTCCCGATCCTAACGTGATGGTGGTCCGGCGGGCGCAGCCGCTGCCTGTTGAAGTAGTGGTGCGAGGGTATATCACCGGGGTGACGCGCACTTCCCTCTGGACCCTGTATGCCCAGGGGGAGCGTCGCCCCTACGGGATCCCGCTCCCCGATGGCTTGCGGAAGAACGATCCGCTGCCGCATCCCATCCTCACGCCCACCACGAAAGCGCCTTCCGGGGCGCACGATGAGGTCCTGACCCGTGACGAGATCCTGCGGCGGGGCCTGGTGCCGGCGGATCTCTGGGAGCGGATTGAAGCGATCGCCCTGGCCCTTTTCGCCCGCGGCCAGGAGATCGCCCGGCAAGCCGGCCTGATCCTGGTCGACACCAAGTATGAATTCGGCCTGATGGACGGCGAGCTGGTTCTCATCGATGAGCTGCACACGCCGGATTCCAGCCGCTACTGGCTGGCGGAGAGCTACCGGCCCGGTCAGGAGCCCGAGTCCATGGACAAGGAGTTCGTCCGGGCCTGGTTCGCCGCTCGGGGCTACCGGGGGGATGGCGAACCACCTCAGATGCCGGCGGAGCTGATCCGGGAGGCGGCCGCCCGCTACATCGCTGCCTACGAGCGGCTGACGGGGGAGCCCTTCCGCCCGGGAGAGCAGCCCGCAGTCGAGCGGATCCGCCGCAACCTTCAGGCTTTCTTGAATATCTCCGGATGA
- the purD gene encoding phosphoribosylamine--glycine ligase: MKKGKRVLVVGSGGREHALAWALARSAEVEAVYVAPGNGGTSWPPSPEASDLQPRAPARSVPIRSDDIQALIDFVREQGIDLTVVGPEAPLARGIVDAFRTAGLRIFGPSRAAARIETSKAFAKALMRSCGIPTPDYAVFHDFEKARAYLRARPGPVVVKASGLAGGKGAFVCESSEEAEEALYRLMRERIFGEAGETVVIEERLYGSELSLLAFSDGRTARPLLPARDHKRLLDGDRGPNTGGMGAYAPVPEVGPDAVDRVVREIMEPVLQALARQGTPFVGVLYAGLMWTERGPFVLEFNARFGDPEAQAILPLLETDLLAALEACVEGRLGDVELRWRPGACVTVVLAAPGYPGSVPEGLPIAGLEEAAAQEGVLIFHAGTRREGDRVLTAGGRVLAVSAIGGHLPEAAARAYAAAERIHFEGMHYRRDIGRSSPAIL, encoded by the coding sequence ATGAAGAAGGGGAAACGGGTTCTGGTGGTAGGGTCCGGCGGCCGGGAACACGCCCTGGCATGGGCGCTGGCCCGGTCCGCGGAAGTCGAAGCGGTTTATGTCGCGCCGGGCAACGGGGGGACGAGCTGGCCACCTTCCCCGGAGGCTTCCGATCTGCAGCCGCGGGCCCCTGCGCGTTCGGTGCCCATTCGCTCGGATGACATTCAGGCGCTGATCGATTTTGTGCGTGAGCAGGGGATCGACCTGACGGTGGTGGGCCCGGAGGCCCCGCTGGCTCGGGGGATTGTGGATGCTTTCCGGACGGCCGGCCTTCGGATCTTCGGACCCAGCCGTGCGGCCGCTCGCATCGAGACCTCAAAGGCCTTCGCCAAAGCGCTCATGCGCTCGTGTGGCATCCCCACCCCTGATTATGCCGTGTTCCATGACTTCGAGAAAGCGCGAGCTTATCTGCGTGCCCGTCCGGGTCCGGTGGTGGTCAAGGCCAGCGGTCTGGCGGGCGGCAAGGGCGCCTTTGTATGCGAGAGCTCAGAGGAGGCTGAGGAGGCGCTGTATCGCCTCATGCGCGAGCGCATCTTCGGGGAGGCCGGGGAAACGGTGGTCATCGAGGAGCGGCTGTATGGGTCTGAGCTCTCCTTGCTGGCCTTCAGCGATGGGCGGACGGCCCGGCCGTTGCTGCCGGCTCGAGACCACAAGCGGCTGCTGGACGGAGATCGAGGCCCCAATACGGGGGGGATGGGCGCCTATGCCCCGGTGCCCGAAGTGGGTCCCGACGCCGTCGATCGGGTGGTTCGGGAGATCATGGAGCCCGTGCTGCAGGCGCTGGCCCGCCAGGGAACCCCCTTTGTGGGCGTCCTCTACGCCGGCCTGATGTGGACCGAGCGAGGGCCTTTCGTGCTGGAGTTCAACGCCCGCTTCGGCGATCCGGAGGCCCAGGCCATCCTCCCGTTGTTGGAGACGGATTTGCTGGCGGCGCTGGAGGCTTGCGTGGAGGGCCGTCTCGGCGATGTCGAGCTGCGCTGGCGCCCTGGCGCCTGTGTCACGGTGGTCCTGGCGGCCCCGGGATATCCCGGCTCAGTCCCGGAGGGGCTTCCCATCGCCGGCCTGGAGGAGGCGGCGGCCCAGGAAGGGGTGCTGATCTTCCACGCCGGCACACGACGGGAAGGGGATCGGGTGCTCACGGCCGGCGGGCGGGTCCTGGCCGTCAGCGCGATCGGCGGGCATCTGCCTGAGGCCGCCGCCCGCGCCTACGCGGCGGCGGAGCGCATCCACTTTGAGGGGATGCATTATCGCCGGGACATCGGCCGATCGTCCCCCGCGATCCTATGA